In a single window of the Paramagnetospirillum magnetotacticum MS-1 genome:
- a CDS encoding TetR/AcrR family transcriptional regulator, producing MARTRSQDYESIKITILDRAAELFARKGFADTSIVEISEASGLSKSGIYHYFKSKNDVLNTLVSEHVEKVFDVVGAALQTSLDPVKQFEALTAMLLETYSHSKHRHAVMMNDLDSLKERERERVVDLERRVVKFTEGVIERVNPGLLADPAFRRPAVMLFFGMINWTYTWFDANRGMNPRQLAAMASGIFLNGLLATRLEDINDDN from the coding sequence ATGGCGCGGACGCGGTCGCAGGATTACGAGTCCATCAAGATCACCATCTTGGACCGGGCGGCCGAGTTGTTCGCGCGCAAGGGTTTCGCCGATACCTCCATCGTGGAGATCTCCGAAGCCAGCGGGTTGTCGAAGTCGGGCATCTATCACTACTTCAAATCAAAGAACGACGTCTTGAACACCCTGGTGTCCGAGCATGTGGAGAAGGTCTTCGACGTGGTGGGCGCCGCGTTGCAGACCTCCCTGGACCCGGTCAAGCAGTTCGAGGCCCTGACCGCCATGCTGTTGGAGACCTACAGCCATTCCAAGCACCGGCACGCGGTGATGATGAACGATCTGGACAGCCTGAAGGAGCGCGAGCGCGAGCGGGTGGTCGATCTGGAGCGCCGGGTCGTGAAGTTCACCGAAGGGGTGATCGAGAGGGTCAATCCCGGCCTGCTGGCCGATCCCGCCTTCCGCCGTCCGGCGGTGATGCTGTTTTTCGGTATGATCAACTGGACCTATACGTGGTTCGACGCCAATCGGGGAATGAATCCCCGGCAATTGGCCGCAATGGCGTCCGGTATTTTCCTGAACGGCCTTCTGGCCACCAGACTCGAGGATATCAACGACGATAACTGA
- a CDS encoding CaiB/BaiF CoA transferase family protein: MIDFSTLLPGPLASLVLAESGADVLKVERPGMGDESRHMSEALFAMLNRGKRSIALDLNTPKGRDAALSLIRDADVLIEQFRPGVMTRLGLGWEDLRQINPRLIYCSITGYGQTGPLASVAGHDLNYQAEAGLLDSCHGLPHVLVADIMGGAYPAVLNILLALARRDRDGRGCHLDVAMADNVFPAMILDLAERGGAGASQVNRDFFMGASPRYRLYTTRDGRRMAVGAVEGRFWARLCELVDLPEALRDDRRDPKATADALAQRLASRDAAQWDAVFAGHDVCCNQVKTPEEAFASPHFAGRGVFSHSVLAPGRSEAWPALPLPLASSLRDPERIRKAPALGEDQGHGWLGNV, translated from the coding sequence GTGATCGATTTCAGCACATTGCTGCCGGGGCCCTTGGCCTCGCTGGTCCTGGCCGAATCCGGGGCCGACGTGCTGAAGGTGGAGCGTCCAGGCATGGGCGACGAAAGCCGCCATATGTCGGAGGCGCTCTTCGCCATGCTCAACCGCGGCAAGCGCAGCATTGCCCTTGACCTCAACACGCCTAAGGGGCGCGACGCGGCCTTGTCGCTGATCCGTGATGCCGATGTCCTGATCGAACAATTCCGCCCCGGTGTCATGACCCGGCTTGGCCTGGGCTGGGAGGATCTGCGCCAGATCAATCCACGCCTCATTTACTGTTCCATAACCGGCTACGGCCAGACCGGTCCCCTGGCTTCGGTTGCCGGGCATGATTTGAATTATCAGGCTGAGGCGGGGCTATTGGATTCCTGCCATGGTCTGCCTCATGTGCTGGTGGCCGATATCATGGGAGGGGCCTATCCGGCGGTGCTGAACATCCTTCTGGCCCTGGCGCGCCGGGATCGGGATGGCCGCGGCTGTCACCTGGACGTGGCCATGGCCGATAACGTCTTTCCCGCCATGATCCTGGATCTGGCCGAGCGGGGAGGGGCGGGGGCTTCCCAGGTGAACCGGGATTTCTTTATGGGCGCCTCGCCCCGCTATCGCCTATATACGACCAGGGATGGCCGCCGCATGGCTGTGGGGGCGGTGGAAGGCCGCTTCTGGGCCCGGCTTTGCGAGCTTGTGGACCTGCCGGAGGCGTTGCGCGACGACCGCCGGGACCCCAAGGCTACCGCCGACGCCCTGGCCCAGCGCTTAGCAAGCCGGGACGCCGCCCAGTGGGACGCGGTCTTCGCCGGTCATGACGTGTGCTGCAATCAGGTGAAGACGCCGGAGGAGGCCTTCGCCTCGCCCCATTTCGCCGGGCGCGGCGTCTTCTCACATTCCGTGCTGGCCCCTGGCCGGTCGGAGGCTTGGCCCGCCTTGCCATTGCCCCTGGCCTCCTCGCTTCGCGATCCGGAGCGCATCCGCAAGGCGCCGGCATTAGGCGAGGATCAGGGCCATGGCTGGCTCGGAAATGTTTGA